One Kineococcus aurantiacus genomic window carries:
- the mtrB gene encoding MtrAB system histidine kinase MtrB, with protein sequence MRRVLARWRASLQLRVVVLTTLLGLAVVVGVGSFLLDGIADGLVAERQRVALADAARSARTAQQQFDAATTTSSAEVEQLAGDVVSSLEGAGPDRVRGVVLLRASNSSDTAGSGQVVVRDVASEGLEAADVPMALRRAVVGSDVQQLQIVDLSEGSGAPSLVVGSTVTLPRAGEYELYFVYSLASEEQTVSLVRTTFVGGGIALVLLVGAVAWVVARMVVEPVREAAGTAERLTGGHLDERMRVRGSDDLARLARAFNEMAAGMQQHIEQLEELSRLQRRFVSDVSHELRTPLTTIRMAGEVLHDAREGFDPASARSAELLLTQLERFDALLSDLLEISRFDAGAAALEPDPQDVRVLVHRVVEFTATLAERRGSQVHVSEPSGPCTAEVDARRIERVLRNLVGNAIEHGEARPIEITVVCDDNAVAVGVRDHGVGLQPQQLPRVFDRFWRADPARARTTGGSGLGLAIALEDTRLHGGWLEVWGRPGQGCHFVLTVPRTAGRSLRSSPLPVVPLGWRDAVAALPAGPGAGERA encoded by the coding sequence GTGAGGCGCGTCCTCGCGCGCTGGCGGGCCTCCCTGCAGCTGCGCGTCGTGGTCCTGACGACGCTGCTGGGGCTGGCCGTCGTCGTCGGCGTGGGGTCCTTCCTGCTCGACGGCATCGCCGACGGCCTGGTCGCCGAGCGGCAGCGGGTGGCGCTGGCCGACGCGGCCCGCAGCGCCCGGACGGCCCAGCAGCAGTTCGACGCGGCGACGACGACGAGCTCGGCGGAGGTCGAGCAGCTCGCCGGGGACGTCGTGTCGTCGCTGGAGGGCGCCGGCCCGGACCGCGTGCGCGGGGTGGTCCTGCTGCGCGCCAGCAACTCCTCCGACACCGCCGGGTCCGGGCAGGTGGTGGTGCGCGACGTCGCCTCCGAGGGGCTGGAGGCCGCCGACGTGCCGATGGCGCTGCGCCGGGCCGTGGTGGGCTCGGACGTGCAGCAGCTGCAGATCGTCGACCTGTCCGAGGGCTCGGGGGCCCCCTCGCTGGTGGTGGGGTCCACCGTGACGCTGCCGCGGGCGGGGGAGTACGAGCTGTACTTCGTGTACTCGCTGGCCAGCGAGGAGCAGACGGTCTCGCTGGTGCGCACCACGTTCGTGGGCGGCGGGATCGCGCTGGTGCTGCTCGTGGGCGCGGTGGCGTGGGTGGTGGCGCGCATGGTCGTCGAGCCGGTCCGCGAGGCCGCCGGGACGGCCGAGCGCCTCACCGGCGGGCACCTCGACGAGCGGATGCGCGTGCGCGGCAGCGACGACCTGGCCCGGCTGGCCCGGGCGTTCAACGAGATGGCCGCGGGCATGCAGCAGCACATCGAGCAGCTGGAGGAGCTGTCGCGGCTGCAGCGCCGCTTCGTCTCGGACGTCTCGCACGAGCTGCGCACGCCGCTGACGACGATCCGGATGGCCGGTGAGGTCCTGCACGACGCGCGCGAGGGTTTCGACCCGGCCTCGGCCCGGTCCGCGGAGCTGCTGCTGACCCAGCTGGAGCGGTTCGACGCGCTGCTGTCGGACCTGCTGGAGATCTCCCGCTTCGACGCCGGGGCCGCGGCCCTGGAACCGGACCCGCAGGACGTGCGGGTCCTGGTGCACCGCGTCGTGGAGTTCACGGCCACGCTGGCCGAGCGCCGGGGTTCGCAGGTCCACGTGTCCGAGCCGTCCGGCCCGTGCACGGCCGAGGTCGACGCGCGGCGCATCGAGCGGGTCCTGCGCAACCTCGTGGGCAACGCGATCGAGCACGGTGAGGCGCGGCCGATCGAGATCACGGTCGTCTGCGACGACAACGCGGTGGCCGTGGGGGTCCGCGACCACGGCGTGGGGTTGCAGCCGCAGCAGCTGCCGCGGGTGTTCGACCGGTTCTGGCGGGCCGACCCGGCCCGGGCCCGCACGACCGGCGGCAGCGGGCTGGGGCTGGCGATCGCGCTGGAGGACACCCGGTTGCACGGCGGCTGGCTGGAGGTGTGGGGCCGGCCCGGTCAGGGGTGCCACTTCGTCCTGACGGTGCCGCGCACGGCGGGCCGGTCGCTGCGCAGCTCCCCGCTGCCGGTGGTCCCGCTGGGCTGGCGCGACGCGGTCGCGGCGCTGCCCGCGGGGCCGGGGGCGGGGGAGCGGGCGTGA